A window of the Luoshenia tenuis genome harbors these coding sequences:
- a CDS encoding TIGR03905 family TSCPD domain-containing protein, translating to MMHSQNALRVEPLDAARGVAVTYRTRGTCSRQIRFRVQDGHIHDLSFESGCSGNLQGLSKLCEGQSVDEVAQKLSGIRCRGNTSCPDQLSTALRLYQEQMQDEQ from the coding sequence ATGATGCATAGCCAAAACGCCCTACGAGTTGAGCCTTTGGACGCCGCGCGCGGGGTAGCTGTTACCTATAGGACCCGCGGCACCTGCTCGCGTCAGATCCGCTTTCGCGTACAGGACGGGCATATCCACGACTTGAGCTTTGAATCCGGTTGCTCGGGCAATCTCCAGGGGTTATCCAAGCTATGCGAGGGGCAAAGCGTAGACGAAGTGGCCCAGAAGCTTAGCGGCATCCGCTGCCGCGGCAATACCTCCTGTCCCGATCAACTTTCGACCGCCCTGCGGCTCTACCAAGAACAAAT